GGTCGGTTCGTCGCAGAGCAGCAGCCGGGCGCCCATCCGCAGCACCCGGGCCAGCGCGAGCATCTGCTGCTCGCCGCCGGAGAGCATGGTGGCGGCCGAGTCCCGCCGCTGGTGCAGGGCGGGGAACGCCTCGTACACGCGCTCCAGCGACCACGGGTCGGGCCCGACGGTCGGCGGCAGGGTGAGGTTCTCCGTCACGCTCAGCGTGGCGTAGCTGCCCCGGTCGTCGGGGACCCAGCCGAGCCCCAACCGCGCCCGCCGGTACGCGGCCAGCTTTCCGACGTCCCGCCCGTCCAGCTCGATCCTGCCGCGCTGGCCGGTGTGCAGGCCCATCACGCAGCGCAGCAGGGTGGACTTGCCGGCGCCGTTGCGCCCGACGAGGGTGACCACCTCGCCGGCGGCGACGTCCAGGCTGACCTCCCGCAGCACCTGCGCCTCGCCGTACCAGGCGGACAGGTTCTCAATGCGCAGCATCAGCGGCTCCCAGGTAGGCGGTGATCACGCGCTCGTCGGCGCGCACCTGCTCGTACGGGCCCTCGACGAGGACCTTGCCGGCCTGCAGGACGGTGACGGTGTCGGCGAGCCGCCCGACGACGCTCATGTTGTGCTCGACCAGCACCACCGTCCGGCCCCGCCGGACCCGCGCGACCAGCTCGACGGTGCGGTCGACGTCCTCCAGGCCCATCCCGGCGGTCGGCTCGTCGAGCAGCAGCACCTTCGGGTCCAGGGCGAGGGCGATGGCCAGCTCCAGCGCCCGCTTGCGCCCGTACGCCAGCGCCTCGGCGGGGGCCTCGGACAGCTCAGCCAGCCCGACCATGTCGAGCAGTTCGCCGGCCCGGTCGGTGTAGCGGCGCATCAGCTTCGCCGAGCGCCAGAACCGCCAGCCCAGTCCGCTCGGGCTCTGCAACGCCAACTCGACGTGCTCCCGCGCGGAGAGCTGTGGGAAGAGGCTGGTGATCTGGAACGACCGGGCCACGCCGAGCCGGGCGACCCGCTCGGGGGGCAGCCCGGTCACGTCGCGGCCGTCAAGCTCGATGCGCCCACCGCTGGGCCGCAGGAATCCGGTGAGCAGGTTGAACAGGGTGGTCTTCCCGGCGCCGTTGGGGCCGACGAGCGCGTGGACGCTGTCCGCCGCGATGTCGAGGTCGACCCCGTCGACCGCCCGGAAACCCCGGAAGTCACGGGTCAGCCCGCGGGCCGACAGGAGCGCTTGCCCGGCCATCGCCTACTCCTTCGTAGGTCCGGCGACGGCCTGATCGGTGACCGGGGTCACATGGCCGTCGTGTGCTGGAAACCTACGGCGACGCCGGGATGTCGAACTATGTCGATGGCAGCCACATTCCGGGACGCCGGACCGTGCGGGAACTCCACCCCGCCGCCCGGCGACCCCGCCCGCCGGCATCGACAATGGTGACTGCCGGGTCGTTCCGTACCACGCCCATGTGGGCGCGCCACGCCGCGCCCCACCTGCGCTCCGCCTTGACGGATGCCCCTAGGGTGATGGCCCCCTGCCCCGAAAGGTGCCGAGCGAATGCCCTTCGGCTTCACTGTTGCGATCATCTTCGCCGTCGGCCTGGCGATCTCCGGCCTGCTCGCCCTCGCCGCTCCGAACAGGTCGGCCAAGCGGACCGCCACCCTGGCGGCGCTCGCCTGCCTCGTCGGGACGGTCGTGTTCACCGTCGGCTCCAGCGCCCACTCCGTGCCGATCCGCTCGGTCGGCATCGTCACCAGCTTCGGCAAGCCGACGGGCAAGGTCACCGGCTCCGGCCTGAAGTGGGTCGCCCCCTGGCAGAAGGTGGGCGAGTGGGACGCGGGCCGGCAGAAGTACGACCACATCGGCGGCGACCACTGCGTCCGGGTCCGCACCGGCACGCTCGCCGACGCCTGCGTCGAGGTGCTCGTCGAGTGGCAGGTCAAGCCGGAGAACGCGCCGAAGCAGTTCATGGACTACAAGGGCGACTTCGACAGCTTCCGGGGTCAGCGGGTGGGCGTGCAGCTCGACAGCGCCGTCAACGACGCCTTCGCCACGTACAACCCGCTGGAGAAGATCGACTCGAACACCGGCAGCCTGAACGTGGACCTGAAGCCCTTCGCCGAGAGCATCAAGACCAGCGCGGAGTCGCGGCTCGCCAGCGACGTCGACATCCTGTCGGTCACGATCACCCGGGTCAACCACGACGACAAGACCGAAGGCAACATCAAGGCATTCCAGGACAAGCTCGCCCAGACCCGCAACCTGGAGCAGGACCGCAAGAACGCCGCCATCCAGAAGCAGATCACCGAGACCAACGCGAAGGTCGACAAGGTGTCGCGGTGCCTGGAGATCGCCGAACGCAACGGCAGCAACCCCGGCCTCTGCATCAACCCCGGGATCATCACCGGCGCCAAGTGACGGCCGGCCGGCGTCGACCCCGCCCCCGGCCGCGCCTCGGCGTCAGCCGGTGAGCGCGTCCAGGGCGAGGTCGACGTCGTCCTCGGTGGAGTAGATGTGGAAGGACGCCCGCACCCGGCCGGCCCGGACCGCCGCCCGGACGCCGGCCCGCTCCAGCCGCTCCGCCGCGCCGGGCACCTCCACCGCGACGATCGCGCTCTCCCCCGGCGGCCGGCCCAGCCCGGCGAGGAACCGGTTGGCCAGGGCGACGTCGTGCGCCTGCACGGCCGGCACGCCGATCTCGGCAACCAGTTCCAGTGCGGGTGCGGTGCCGACCCAGCTGAACCAGGCCGGCGAGATGTCGAAGCGGCGGGCGTCGGCGGCCAGGCGCAGCGGCAGGCCGTAGTAGGAGGCGTGCGGGTCGTCCCCCGCGTACCAGCCGGCGGCGTCGGGGCGCAGCCGCTCCCGCAGCGCGGGCGCCAGGTAGGCGAACGCGGAGCCGCGCGGGGCCATCAGCCACTTGTACGCCCCGACCGCCACCACGTCGGCGAGGCTCCCGTCGAAGGGCAGCCAGCCGCACGCCTGGGTGGCGTCGACCGCGACGAGCGCGCCGTGCGCCCGGGCCGCCGCGACCACCTCGGCGTACGGGGCGACCGCGCCGTCGGCCGACTGCACCAGACTGAACGCGACCAGGTCGGTGTCGGCGTCGATCGCGTCGACGAGCCCGGCCAGCGGCACGGTGCGCACCCGCACGCCCCGCTCGACCTGCACCAGCCACGGGAAGAGGTTGGAGGTGAACTCGACCTCCGGCACCACGACGGTCGCGCCGGCGGGCAGGGCGGCGGCGACCGGGGCCAGCAACTGCGAGACCGTGCTGCCGACCGCGACGTCGGCGACCGGCACCCCGACCAGACCGGCGAAGGCGGTTCGCGACCGCTCGGTGGCCCGGCCCCAGCCCTCCCACGACGTGCGCCCGGCCCGCCAGTCGGCCAACGCCTCCTGCACCGCGTCCCACGTCGGCTCGGGCGGGAGCCCGTAGCTGGCGGTGTTCAGCCAACCCGGCTGCGGCTGCCACAACTTCTGCGCCTGTGTGATGTCCACCCCGCCGACGCTAGCCACCCGCGCCGGATACCGGGATGGCCAATCCCGCGCTCGCGGCCCCGGGTGGGGCGCTCAGGCCGCCGCCCGCAGGGCGTGCAGACCTCGTCGCACCTCGTCGAGTCCCCGGTCGAGATCCCAGGAGGCGATCTCGTGCAGCGGATGGCGCTCGCCGAGCAGTCGGACCACCTCCAGGCCGACCAGGTAGCCGCAGCGGCGCGGCAGGTCGCCCCGGTGGGCGCTGTCGCGCATGAGGAACCAGGCGGCGTACCGGTCGAGGTCGGTGGCGTCCACGTCGGCGGCGATCCGGTCCAGGATCTCCGGCCAGCGGCGCCGGCAGTCGGCGAGCCACCGCCGGTGCGTGGCACCCATCCAGAGGTACTCGTCGTCCGGTCGTCGCGGGTCCAGCTCGGCCGTCACCCGGGTGGCCAGCCCTTCCACGAGTAGCGCGTTGGCGACCCCGTGCTCCGGCCAGTCCCGGATGTGGGCCAGCCGGTCGTGCACCACGTGCGCCACCTCGTGCTGGACCAGCAGCCCGTCGTGCTCCGGCTCGCCGAGCCGCTCCGTACGCCGAGAAGTCCGGCACCAGGTCGCGGACCCGCAGCGGGCTCGCGGCGGCCTCCCCGGCGGGCACGGTCATGCCCGCGATCATGCCGCATCCGCCGCAGGCCTGCCCGGCTGCCGAGCCAGGCCCGGCGGCGTCAGCTGACGTTGGCGGGGCCGAGGACGCTCTTCAGGTCGCCCATCAGCGCGGTGGTGGCCGCCACCCGGAACGGCCCCAGCCGCAGGGTGGTGGTCCGGCCGCCGTTGAGCAGCTTGACGTGCACCTCGGTGTCGCCCGGATGCAGGACCAGGGTCTCCTTGAGTCGCTCCACCAGCGGCGGGGTGCACCGGTGCACCGGGATGGTCAGGGTGACCGGCTTGTTCGCCGGGTTGCTGCTGACGTCCGGCATGGACATGTCCATCGCCATGATCCGGGGGGTGTCGTCGCGCCGGTCCACCCGGCCCTTGACCACCACGATGGCGTCCTCGGCGATGTACTGCCCGATCACCTCGTAGGTGTTGGGGAAGAAGAGGGTCTCCACGCCGCCGGCGAGGTCCTCCAGGGTGGCCGACGCCCAGGCCCGGCCCTGCTTGGTGACCCGCCGCTGCACCCCGGAGAGGATGCCGGCGAGGGTGACCACGGCCCCGTCCGGGACGGTGCCCTCCTCCGACAGGGAGGCGATGGTGCAGTCGGCCGCCGCGCCGAGCACGTGCTCCAGGCCGAAGAGCGGGTGGTCGGAGACGTAGAGGCCGAGCATCTCGCGTTCGAAGGCGAGCTTGTCGCGCTTGTCCCACTCCCCGTCGCCGATCACGGGCATCACCGTGGTGCTGTTGGTCTCCGCGTCGCCGAAGCCGGCGCCGAAGAGGTCGTACTGGCCGACGGCCTCCTTGCGCTTGACGTCGGCGTACGCGTCGATCGCCTCGGCGTGCACCGTGAGCAGCGCCTTGCGGGAGTGCCCGAGCGAGTCGAACGCCCCGGCCTTGATCAGCGATTCGATGGTCTTCTTGTTGCAGACCACGGCGTCGACCTTCGACAGGAAGTCGTAGAAGTCGGCGTACTCGCCCTTCTCGTCCCGGCAGCGCATGATCGCGGCGACGACGTTGGCGCCGACGTTGCGCACCGCGCCGAGGCCGAAGCGGATCTCCTTGCCGACCGGGGTGAAGGGCCCCGCGGAGGTGTTCACGTCCGGCGGCAGCACCTGGATGCGCATCCGGCGGCACTCCGACAGGTAGAGCGCCATCTTGTCCTTGTCGTCGCCGACGGAGGTGAGCAGCGCCGCCATGTACTCGGCCGGGTAGTGCGCCTTCAGGTACGCGGTCCAGTACGACACCAGCCCGTACGCCGCCGAGTGCGCCTTGTTGAAGGCGTAGCCGGCGAACGGGACCAGCACGTCCCAGACCTTCTGGATCGCCTCGTCGGAGTAGCCGCGCTCCCGGCACCCGTCGCGGAAGGGGATGAACTCCTTGTCGAGGATCTCCTTCTTCTTCTTGCCCATCGCCCGGCGCAGCAGGTCGGCCTGGCCGAGGGTGTAGCCGGCGAGGATCTGCGCGGCGCGCTGCACCTGCTCCTGGTAGACGATCAGGCCGTAGGTGGGCGCGAGGATCTCCCGCAGCGGCTCCTCCAGCTCCGGGTGGATCGGGGTGATCTCCTGGAGGCCGTTCTTGCGCAGCGCGTAGTTGGTGTGCGAGTCCACGCCCATCGGACCGGGGCGGTACAGCGCGAGGACGGCGGAGATGTCCTCGAAGTTGTCCGGCTTCATCATCCGCAGCAGGGAGCGCATCGGCCCACCGTCGAGCTGGAACACGCCCAGGGTGTCACCCCGGGCCAGCAGCTCGTACGCGGGCTTGTCGTCCAGCGGCAACGCCAGCAGGTCCAGCTCCTTGCCGTGGTTGAGCTGGATGTTCTTCACCGCGTCGTCGATGATCGTCAGGTTGCGCAGGCCGAGGAAGTCCATCTTCAACAGCCCGAGCGACTCGCACGTCGGGTAGTCGAACTGGGTGATGATGACCCCGTCGGAGTCCCGGCGCATCAGCGGGATGTGGTCGATGATCGGCTCGGCGGACATGATGACGCCGGCGGCGTGCACGCCGGTCTGCCGGATCAGCCCCTCGATGCCCCGGGCGGTGTCGATGACCTTCTTGACGTCCGACTCGGCCTCGTACATGCCCCGGAGCTCGCCCGCCTCGGCGTAGCGGGGGTGCTTGGGGTCGAAGATCCCCTCCAGGGGGATGTCCTTGCCCATCACGGCCGGCGGCATCGCCTTGGTGATCCGGTCGCCGACCGCGTACGGGTAGCCGAGCACCCGGGCCGAGTCCTTGATCGCGGCCTTCGCCTTGATGGTGCCGAAGGTGGCGATCTGGGCGACCTTGTCCTCGCCCCACTTGTCGGTGACGTACTTGATGACCTCGCCGCGCCGACGCTCGTCGAAGTCGATGTCGACATCCGGCATCGAGACGCGCTCGGGGTTGAGGAAGCGCTCGAAGATCAGCCCGTGCTGGATCGGGTCGAGGTCGGTGATACCCAGCGCGTACGCCACGAGCGAGCCGGCGGCCGAACCACGGCCGGGGCCCACCGCGATGCCCTGGTTCTTGGCCCACTGGATGAAGTCGGCGACCACGAGGAAGTACGACGGGAAGCCCATCTGGGTGATGACGCCCAGCTCGTACTCGGCCTGCCGGACGTGCCCCTCGGGGATGCCGCCGGGGTAGCGCCGGGCCAGCCCGGCGAAGGTCTCCTTGCGGAACCAGGACTCCTCGGTCTCCCCCTCCGGGACGGGGAAGCGGGGCATCAGGTTGTGGAACTCGAACATCCCGGTGGGGTCGACCTTCTCGGCCACCAGCAGGGTGTTGCGGCAGCCCTCCAGCCAGAGGTCGGAGTTGTCGACGGCGCGCATCTCGTCGGCGGACTTGATGTAGTAGCCGCTGCCGTCGAACCGGAACCGGTTGGGGTCGGCGACGTTCGCCGCCGTCTGCACGCAGAGCAGCACGTCGTGCGCCTCGGCCTGGGACTCGTGCGTGTAGTGCGAGTCGTTGGTGACGACCGGCGGGATGTCCAGCTTGCGGGAGATGTCGTGCAGCTCCTGCCGGACCCGGCGCTCGATGCTGATGCCGTGGTCCATGACCTCCAGGAAGTAGTTCTCCTTGCCGAAGATCTCCTGGTAGCGCGCCGCGGCCTTGAGCGCCTCGTCGTACTGGCCCAGGCGCAGCCGGGTCTGCACCTCGCCCGAGGGGCAGCCGGTGGTGGCCATCAACCCGTCGGAGTTCGCGGCGAGCAGCTCCGCGTCCATCCGCGGCCACTTGACGAAGAACCCCTCGGTGTACGACCGGCTGGTGAGCTTGAAGAGGTTGTGCAGGCCGGTCTTGTTCTTCGCCCAGATGGTCATGTGGGTGTAGCCGCCGCTGCCGGAGACGTCGTCGCTCTTCTGCTCCGGCCGGCCCCAGCGCACCCGCTGCTTGTGGAACCGCGACTCGGGCGCCACGTACGCCTCGATGCCGAGGATCGGGGTGACGCCGGCGGCCATCGCCTGCTTGTAGAAGTCGTTCGCGCCGTGCATGTTGCCGTGGTCGGTCATCGCCACCGCCGGCATGCCCTGCCGCTTGACCTCGGCGAAGAGGTCCTTCAGCCGGGCCGCCCCGTCGAGCATCGAGTACTCCGTGTGCACGTGCAGATGCGCGAACGAATCGCCCATGCGTGGCGCCCCCCGGGTCGGATCATGGGATGGTCGAGCTCGGACGGCCTACCCTATCGCCGCCGCGAAACGCGGCTCCAGACGCCGCGCGGACAGGGTCGGGCCGGGTGGCGGGGATCTCTCCGACCGCCCCGCCGCACGCCGGCCGCCGGCACTCGCCGGGGTCCCACGACGGCTTCCGGCAGTCGGTTCCCGGACTCGGGGCGCCCCGTCCGGCGGCGGCGGCCGTAGCCTGGGCGGACGGTATCCGGCGAGCATTGGACGACCTGATGCCCCTCCTCCCGGACGGTGTCGAGGACCTGGTCGAGTCGGCGGCGCGCGGCGATCCCGCGGCGCTCGACGCGCTGCTGGTCGCGGTCCGCCCCGAGGTGCTGCGTCTCTGCGCCCGCCTGCTGCCCCACCGCGAGGACGCCGAGGAGGCGTGCCAGGACGCGCTGCTCGCGCTGGCCCGGGGCATCGGCCGGTTCGAGCGCCGGTCGTCGTTCCACACCTGGCTGTACCGGCTGACGGCCAACCGGGCCCGCTCCACGTACCGGGTGCTGCGGCGGCGCTGGCTGGTGGAGGCCGGCGGCGTGCCGCTGCCGGAACCGGTGGACCCGCGCCGGACGAGCGTGGTCGCCGGCACCCGGCTGGACCTGCTCGACGCGCTCGACGCGCTGCGCCCCGAACTCGCCGAGGCGGTGACCCTGCGCGACGTCCTCGGGCTCGGCTACCGGGAGATCGCCGGCCTGCTCGGCCTGCCCGAGGGCACCGTCAAGTCGCGGATCCACGAGGCCCGCCGGCAGCTGCGGCACCGGCTGTCCGGGGAGCCCGCCGCCGGCGAGGGGCGGCGGTGACCGCGCCGGGCCGCCGGCGGATAGCGGCGGTGACCGCGCCGGGCCACCGGCGGAGGGCGGCGGTGGCCGGGGCGGGCGAGCCGGCGGAGGGCGCCGGCGGGGGCGACGTCCGCCGGGGCACGTCGCGCGGCTCCGGCGGCTCACGGTTCGCCGCGCCGCGGCTCACCAGGATCGCGGTGGTCGCCATGATCGTGGCCGTGCCGGTCGCGGGGTGCGGCGGCGGGGACACGCCCGTCTCGCCGCTGCCGGTGCAGGCGCCGGCCTCCCGCTCCCCCGGCCCGGCCTCGCCCTCCCCGTCGGCCCTGCCGTCGTCGGCCCTTCCGCCGTCGCCGAGCACGCCGGATCGTCCGCCGGGCCCGCCGGCCGTCGTCCCCCCGGCCCGGCGGCCCCCGCCGGCTGCGCCCCCGACGACCGCCGCCGGGCGTACGCCGGGCGCGACGCGGTCGCCGAGCGGGCCGCCCGGCACCTGCTTCGGGGCGGTGCGTCACGACGTGGTGCTGGCCGAGACCGAACTGGCGCTGCTCCCCTCGCTCTGCTTCGCCACCGGCGGCGTGCTGCGGATCATCGGCATCGGGCCGGGCGAGGTGACCGTGGACCGGGAGGACCTGGTCTCCCGCAGCTACGAGGCCGGGGTGGTCGACATCCGGTTCGTCCGCCCCGGCACCGTGGACGTGCTGATCCCGCAGGGCGGCACCACGCACACGGTCACCGTGGTGGTGCGGTGACCGGCGGGCTCACCGCACCCGCACGCCGGCCAGCAGGGTGTCGACGAAGTCGGCCCGGCTGCCGGCCGGGGGCGTCACCTGGACGTAGATCAGGGCGGCGCGGCCGGGTGCGAGCCCGGCGGCCTCGACGATCTCGGGCCGCCCCTCGTCGCAGGTGAACCGGGCCACCACCCAGTCGACGCCGGCTTGGCGGGTGCGGCGCACCGGCGCGGCGGCGCACGCCGCGTGCGGGCGCTCGGCGACGAATCCCGCCGGGGTGGTCCGGGCGGCGAGGCCGGCCGACAGTCCGACGAAGGCACCCGGCACGGTCGGGTCGGCCGCCCACCGGTGCGGGTCGGGCGACACCACCAGGGCCGGTTCGAGCCGGCCGTCGTCGCCGTACCGGCCGGCCCAGCCCGTGCCGGCGGCCCGCCAGCCGGGCGGCAGCCGCACCGCCATCGGCCCGCTCGTCCAGCTCGCGGTGTCCCGCCCGCCCGTCGCGCCGTCCCCGGCCGTGGACCCGGCCCCGGCGAGGGCCAGCACGCCCAGTGCCAGCACGCCGAGCCGCCGGGCGACCGGCCGAGCCCGTGCGCGCACCCGCCGGGGCGGCGCTTTGACCGGGCCGGCGGGCGGGCCGGGCGCGGTGACCGCGTGGCGCAGGGCGGCACGGAAGGCGGCGGCGTCCGGGTACCGGTCGGCGGGTCGGTGCGCGGTGGCCCGACGCAGGACCGCGGCCACCCCGGCCGGAACGCCCCGGCGCGTCCCGGTCGCCGCGTCGACGTCAGCGTCGCGATCGGCAGCAACGGCGTCGGCGACCGGGCCGAGCAGCCGCAGGCCGAGCCGGCCCAGGCCGTACACGTCGGCGCGGGTGTCGACGACGGCGAGCGGGTCGTCCTGCTCCGGGGCCATGTAGCCGGGGGTGCCGGCCCGGGCGGTGAGACCGGAGGCGGCGGCGAGGGCCTTGGCCAGCCCGAGATCGGCGATCAGCACCCGCTCGCCGTCCGGGCCGGAGCGGAACAGGACGTTGCCCGGGGTCAGGTCGCGGTGCACCACGCCGTGGCGGTGCAGGACGGCGACCCCGGCGGCGATCTCGGTCAGCAGGGCCAGGGCGGCGGTCGGCGGCATCGGGCCGGCCGCCAGCCGGTCGTGCAGGCTGCCGCCGTCGGCCCAGTCCATGACCGAGTACGGCCGGCCGTCGGCCAGTTCGCCGGCGGCGTGGACGCGGATCAGCCGCACGTCGTCGAGCCGGCGCAGCAGGCGGGCCTCGTCGAGGAACCGCTCCCGTACCCGCAGGTCGTGGTGCCAGTTCTCGGCCAGCACCTTGATCGCCACCCGGGAGTCGAGCACCGGGTCGTGGCCGAGCCAGACCGTCGCGAACGACCCCGTGCCCAGCAGCCGCTCGATCCGGTAGGGCCCGATCCGCTCCGGACTGGTCACCGCACCACCCCCGACACCGGCACCGCCGGCCGCCGTTCCGCCTCGACAGTAGACGGCTCGTCGGTGCGGCGGCAGCCCTCGGCGGCGCGCCCGGGCCGGCCCGCAGCGCGTCGGTCGGGAACCCGACGAACCGATCCGGTCGGCGGGGAGACCAAGAGGACAAGGACATCCGCACCACCGAGGAGGAGATCCCCGTGCACCGTCTCTCGTACACCCTCGTCACCGCCCTGCTGACCACGGCCGGGCTCGTGCCGATCGCCCTGGCGGCCCCGGCCGCCGCCGCGCCCCGGCCGGCCGTCGCCGCCGGGCACCCGACCGACCACCCCCACGCCGAACCCGGCCTCGCCATCACCGGGCGGGACGAGGTCGAGGTCATCAGCGTCCGGGGCGCCGGGCCGTTCCGGATCGGGGCCGACCTGGCACGCCTGTCGGCGGCCGGCCTCATCGACTGGGTGGCTCCCGACTGCGACGGCACGGTCCACACCGGCGTCACCGGGGCCTGGGCGGGGAAGATCCTGCTGACCTTCCTCGACGGGCGGCTGGTGGGGGTGGGCACCGCCACCGCGCCGCCGCGCACCCCCGCCGGCGCGTCGGTGGGCATGTCCTTCGCCGCCCTGGAGGAGATCTACGGCCCGCGGGGCTCGATGATCCGCAACGACGCGGGCGACGCCTCGGCGTACCTGGTGCGCGTCGGTTCCCGGGTGGAGCTGTTCACCGGTCACCCGATCCGGCCGGGGGTCGGCTACCTCCAGGTCGGCCCGGCGTCCGTCGTCGAGCGCGGCTTCCGGGAGGGCCGGTCCTGCTGAGCGACCGACGCACGCGGCGGCGGACCCTCGGTGGGGTCCGCCGCCGTCCGTTTCGCCCGAACACACTGATGTTGGCGGGCGCAATGATGTATCGCTGGACGATAGTGTGTGCCACACAGTATGGTGTGACACATGGTGAGCGATGAGATCCTGCGAACGCACCTCCAGGAGTTGCGTCGGGGCACCGTGGTGGTGGCGAGCCTCGTCGCGCTGCGCCGTCCCGACTACGGCTACGCGTTGCTGCAACGCCTCTCCGACCACGGCTTTCCGGTCGACGCCAACACGCTCTACCCGCTGCTGCGGCGGCTGGAGGAACAGGGGCTGCTGACCAGCGAGTGGAACACCGAGGAGAGCCGGCCACGCAAGTTCTACCGGACCAGCGAGGAGGGCGAGTCGGTGCTGGGCCGGCTCCTCACCGACCTCGCCACAGTGCAGACCTCCCTGACCGGGCTGATCGAAGGAGCCGACCGATGAACACCCTGACCGACCGATACCTCGCCGCGACCCTGCGCTCGGTGCCGGTCGCGCGCCGCCAGGAGATCGCCACCGAGCTGCGCGCCTCGATCGAGGACATGGTCGAGGGCCGCACGGCCGGCGGGCAGGACGCCGCCGCCGCCGAGCGGGAGGTGCTCACGGAGCTGGGCGACCCGGACAAGCTCGCCGCCCGCTACGCCGACCGCCGGTTGCAGCTGATCGGCCCGGCCTACTACCTGGCCTGGTCACGGCTGATGAAGCTGCTGCTCAGCTTCATCCCGGCGATGGCCGGCGTGCTGGTCGGCCTGCTGAAGGTCGCCGACGGCGGCGACGCGGGTGAGGGGATCGGCGCCGGCATCTCCGCCGCCATCCAGGTGGCGGTCCAGATCGCCTTCTGGGTGACCGTGGTCTTCGCGGTGCTGGAGCGCACCAAGACC
The nucleotide sequence above comes from Micromonospora sp. M71_S20. Encoded proteins:
- a CDS encoding ABC transporter ATP-binding protein, which encodes MLRIENLSAWYGEAQVLREVSLDVAAGEVVTLVGRNGAGKSTLLRCVMGLHTGQRGRIELDGRDVGKLAAYRRARLGLGWVPDDRGSYATLSVTENLTLPPTVGPDPWSLERVYEAFPALHQRRDSAATMLSGGEQQMLALARVLRMGARLLLCDEPTEGLSPLLVQQVGDLLREAKRHGVTVLLVEQNLHFATGVADRHYLLAEGRVVEAMDNSEVRSRERELLSYLGI
- a CDS encoding ABC transporter ATP-binding protein, whose amino-acid sequence is MAGQALLSARGLTRDFRGFRAVDGVDLDIAADSVHALVGPNGAGKTTLFNLLTGFLRPSGGRIELDGRDVTGLPPERVARLGVARSFQITSLFPQLSAREHVELALQSPSGLGWRFWRSAKLMRRYTDRAGELLDMVGLAELSEAPAEALAYGRKRALELAIALALDPKVLLLDEPTAGMGLEDVDRTVELVARVRRGRTVVLVEHNMSVVGRLADTVTVLQAGKVLVEGPYEQVRADERVITAYLGAADAAH
- a CDS encoding SPFH domain-containing protein, with the protein product MPFGFTVAIIFAVGLAISGLLALAAPNRSAKRTATLAALACLVGTVVFTVGSSAHSVPIRSVGIVTSFGKPTGKVTGSGLKWVAPWQKVGEWDAGRQKYDHIGGDHCVRVRTGTLADACVEVLVEWQVKPENAPKQFMDYKGDFDSFRGQRVGVQLDSAVNDAFATYNPLEKIDSNTGSLNVDLKPFAESIKTSAESRLASDVDILSVTITRVNHDDKTEGNIKAFQDKLAQTRNLEQDRKNAAIQKQITETNAKVDKVSRCLEIAERNGSNPGLCINPGIITGAK
- a CDS encoding aminotransferase class V-fold PLP-dependent enzyme; this encodes MDITQAQKLWQPQPGWLNTASYGLPPEPTWDAVQEALADWRAGRTSWEGWGRATERSRTAFAGLVGVPVADVAVGSTVSQLLAPVAAALPAGATVVVPEVEFTSNLFPWLVQVERGVRVRTVPLAGLVDAIDADTDLVAFSLVQSADGAVAPYAEVVAAARAHGALVAVDATQACGWLPFDGSLADVVAVGAYKWLMAPRGSAFAYLAPALRERLRPDAAGWYAGDDPHASYYGLPLRLAADARRFDISPAWFSWVGTAPALELVAEIGVPAVQAHDVALANRFLAGLGRPPGESAIVAVEVPGAAERLERAGVRAAVRAGRVRASFHIYSTEDDVDLALDALTG
- the dnaE gene encoding DNA polymerase III subunit alpha: MGDSFAHLHVHTEYSMLDGAARLKDLFAEVKRQGMPAVAMTDHGNMHGANDFYKQAMAAGVTPILGIEAYVAPESRFHKQRVRWGRPEQKSDDVSGSGGYTHMTIWAKNKTGLHNLFKLTSRSYTEGFFVKWPRMDAELLAANSDGLMATTGCPSGEVQTRLRLGQYDEALKAAARYQEIFGKENYFLEVMDHGISIERRVRQELHDISRKLDIPPVVTNDSHYTHESQAEAHDVLLCVQTAANVADPNRFRFDGSGYYIKSADEMRAVDNSDLWLEGCRNTLLVAEKVDPTGMFEFHNLMPRFPVPEGETEESWFRKETFAGLARRYPGGIPEGHVRQAEYELGVITQMGFPSYFLVVADFIQWAKNQGIAVGPGRGSAAGSLVAYALGITDLDPIQHGLIFERFLNPERVSMPDVDIDFDERRRGEVIKYVTDKWGEDKVAQIATFGTIKAKAAIKDSARVLGYPYAVGDRITKAMPPAVMGKDIPLEGIFDPKHPRYAEAGELRGMYEAESDVKKVIDTARGIEGLIRQTGVHAAGVIMSAEPIIDHIPLMRRDSDGVIITQFDYPTCESLGLLKMDFLGLRNLTIIDDAVKNIQLNHGKELDLLALPLDDKPAYELLARGDTLGVFQLDGGPMRSLLRMMKPDNFEDISAVLALYRPGPMGVDSHTNYALRKNGLQEITPIHPELEEPLREILAPTYGLIVYQEQVQRAAQILAGYTLGQADLLRRAMGKKKKEILDKEFIPFRDGCRERGYSDEAIQKVWDVLVPFAGYAFNKAHSAAYGLVSYWTAYLKAHYPAEYMAALLTSVGDDKDKMALYLSECRRMRIQVLPPDVNTSAGPFTPVGKEIRFGLGAVRNVGANVVAAIMRCRDEKGEYADFYDFLSKVDAVVCNKKTIESLIKAGAFDSLGHSRKALLTVHAEAIDAYADVKRKEAVGQYDLFGAGFGDAETNSTTVMPVIGDGEWDKRDKLAFEREMLGLYVSDHPLFGLEHVLGAAADCTIASLSEEGTVPDGAVVTLAGILSGVQRRVTKQGRAWASATLEDLAGGVETLFFPNTYEVIGQYIAEDAIVVVKGRVDRRDDTPRIMAMDMSMPDVSSNPANKPVTLTIPVHRCTPPLVERLKETLVLHPGDTEVHVKLLNGGRTTTLRLGPFRVAATTALMGDLKSVLGPANVS
- a CDS encoding RNA polymerase sigma factor — translated: MPLLPDGVEDLVESAARGDPAALDALLVAVRPEVLRLCARLLPHREDAEEACQDALLALARGIGRFERRSSFHTWLYRLTANRARSTYRVLRRRWLVEAGGVPLPEPVDPRRTSVVAGTRLDLLDALDALRPELAEAVTLRDVLGLGYREIAGLLGLPEGTVKSRIHEARRQLRHRLSGEPAAGEGRR
- a CDS encoding serine/threonine-protein kinase; the encoded protein is MTSPERIGPYRIERLLGTGSFATVWLGHDPVLDSRVAIKVLAENWHHDLRVRERFLDEARLLRRLDDVRLIRVHAAGELADGRPYSVMDWADGGSLHDRLAAGPMPPTAALALLTEIAAGVAVLHRHGVVHRDLTPGNVLFRSGPDGERVLIADLGLAKALAAASGLTARAGTPGYMAPEQDDPLAVVDTRADVYGLGRLGLRLLGPVADAVAADRDADVDAATGTRRGVPAGVAAVLRRATAHRPADRYPDAAAFRAALRHAVTAPGPPAGPVKAPPRRVRARARPVARRLGVLALGVLALAGAGSTAGDGATGGRDTASWTSGPMAVRLPPGWRAAGTGWAGRYGDDGRLEPALVVSPDPHRWAADPTVPGAFVGLSAGLAARTTPAGFVAERPHAACAAAPVRRTRQAGVDWVVARFTCDEGRPEIVEAAGLAPGRAALIYVQVTPPAGSRADFVDTLLAGVRVR
- a CDS encoding PadR family transcriptional regulator: MVSDEILRTHLQELRRGTVVVASLVALRRPDYGYALLQRLSDHGFPVDANTLYPLLRRLEEQGLLTSEWNTEESRPRKFYRTSEEGESVLGRLLTDLATVQTSLTGLIEGADR